One Oncorhynchus gorbuscha isolate QuinsamMale2020 ecotype Even-year unplaced genomic scaffold, OgorEven_v1.0 Un_scaffold_2161, whole genome shotgun sequence genomic region harbors:
- the LOC124025085 gene encoding uncharacterized protein LOC124025085, producing MEVSQTTRLNLGLYNQSVQTTRLNLGLYNQTTRLNLGLYNQTTRLNLGLYNQTTRLNLGLYNQSVQTTRLNLGLYNQSVQTTRLNLGLYNQTTRLNLGLYNQTTRLNLGLYNQTTRLNLGLYNQSVQTTRLNLGLYNQSVQTTRLNLGLYNQTTRLNLGLYNQTTRLNLGLYNQTTRLNLGLYNQTTRLNLGLYNQSVQTTRLNLGLYNQTTRLNLGLYNQTTRLNLGLYNQTTRLNLGLYNQTTRLNLGLYNQSVQTTRLNLGLYNQTTRLNLGLYNQTTRLNLGLYNQSVQTTRLNLGLYNQTTRLNLGLYNQTTRLNLGLYNQTTRLNLGLYNQTTRLNLGLYK from the exons ATGGA AGTGTCCCAGACTACTAGACTGAATCTGGGTTTATATAACCAGAGTGTCCAGACTACTAGACTGAATCTGG GTTTATATAACCAGACTACTAGACTGAATCTGGGTTTATATAACCAGACTACTAGACTGAATCTGGGTTTATATAACCAGACTACTAGACTGAATCTGGGTTTATATAACCAGAGTGTCCAGACTACTAGACTGAATCTGGGTTTATATAACCAGAGTGTCCAGACTACTAGACTGAATCTGGGTTTATATAACCAGACTACTAGACTGAATCTGGGTTTATATAACCAGACTACTAGACTGAATCTGGGTTTATATAACCAGACTACTAGACTGAATCTGGGTTTATATAACCAGAGTGTCCAGACTACTAGACTGAATCTGGGTTTATATAACCAGAGTGTCCAGACTACTAGACTGAATCTGGGTTTATATAACCAGACTACTAGACTGAATCTGGGTTTATATAACCAGACTACTAGACTGAATCTGGGTTTATATAACCAGACTACTAGACTGAATCTGGGTTTATATAACCAGACTACTAGACTGAATCTGGGTTTATATAACCAGAGTGTCCAGACTACTAGACTGAATCTGGGTTTATATAACCAGACTACTAGACTGAATCTGGGTTTATATAACCAGACTACTAGACTGAATCTGGGTTTATATAACCAGACTACTAGACTGAATCTGGGTTTATATAACCAGACTACTAGACTGAATCTGGGTTTATATAACCAGAGTGTCCAGACTACTAGACTGAATCTGG GTTTATATAACCAGACTACTAGACTGAATCTGGGTTTATATAACCAGACTACTAGACTGAATCTGGGTTTATATAACCAGAGTGTCCAGACTACTAGACTGAATCTGG GTTTATATAACCAGACTACTAGACTGAATCTGGGTTTATATAACCAGACTACTAGACTGAATCTGGGTTTATATAACCAGACTACTAGACTGAATCTGGGTTTATATAACCAGACTACTAGACTGAATCTGGGTTTATATAAGTGA